GACGCCGGTGTCACCACCTTCATCGACCGGCAACTGACCGGACCCTATGGCGGACACGACTGGCTCTATATGCAGGGGCCGTTTTCCTCGACGCCGTTGCCGACGCAAGGATTGCAGTCGCCGCTGGTGCCGCGCCAGCAATACCGGCTCGGGCTCGCGGCGCTCGAGAGCTACTGCAAGGCGAATTTCGGCGGCAAAAGTTTCGTCCAGCTCAGCGGCGACGAAAAGGACAAGCTGCTCGGCGGTATGGAGAAGGGCGACGTCAAGTTCGACAACTTCTCGAGCCGGATGCTGTTCAACGCCGTCTATGCCAACACCATGGAAGGCTTCTTCGCCGATCCGATCTACGGCGGCAATCGCGACATGGCCGGCTGGAAATTGATCGGCTTCCCCGGCGCTCGCTACGATTTCCGCGACGTGATGGCGAAACCGAACCAGGCCTACATGCTGCCGCCTGTCGGCCTGCAGGGTCGTCCGGCGTGGGGAGAAAACTGATGGCCCGTCGTCTTCCCCGCAAGGATGTCGTCGTCGTCGGTCTCGGCTGGACCGGATCGATCCTGGCTCTCGAACTCGCCAGCAGCGGCCTCGACGTCGTCGCGATCGAACGCGGCCCGTGGCGCGATACCGCATCCGATTTCAACATCGGCACCGCCCCCGACGAGCTGCGCTATGCCGTCCGCCATGACGTCTTCCTGCGCCCGAAGCAGGAAACGCTGACGATGCGGAACAAC
The Bradyrhizobium sp. KBS0727 genome window above contains:
- a CDS encoding gluconate 2-dehydrogenase subunit 3 family protein, which codes for MRTDRELPGTGRTPPQAAKSKHSGHLTRRSLLASAALLIMTSGVSARAVTKVLPWQPNDAYPVPPVIPGGYLFFTPAEAATVDAIVDRLIPTDDLGPGARDAGVTTFIDRQLTGPYGGHDWLYMQGPFSSTPLPTQGLQSPLVPRQQYRLGLAALESYCKANFGGKSFVQLSGDEKDKLLGGMEKGDVKFDNFSSRMLFNAVYANTMEGFFADPIYGGNRDMAGWKLIGFPGARYDFRDVMAKPNQAYMLPPVGLQGRPAWGEN